AATTAATCATTACAATTTAAAAATTAGTTCAGTTTCTTAGGCAAATACTTATTTTTAACTTATCTAAATTCTGTTAATCTATATTTTCTATTCTTCTAATTTTTTAGCCCAATTCATCAAAAATTTAAACTAAATATTAATACTATAACAAAAATTATTGAAACCCAGTTTTAGATTTTCTCCTTTTAACTACATACATACGGGCGGTTCACCATAAAAAGATGATGAAAGTATATAAAATTATAAATAAACTTAAATTTATGGATTTATAAGTTTATTCAATCTAATTAAAGTTTAAAAAGTTTTTAAAGTATTTTTAAATATTTTATTGTCTTAAAAATTTATTTTAACTCCCAAATCATTTTTAAAACTCCTCTGGATGGGTTGTTCAATATATTTTTTTACACTAGATACACTGGAAATGCATGTCTCTCTCTACGAAGAATATATGAAATTATTACTAAAATTTATAGAGTTCTAAAATAGATAATATAATTATAGAAATTTTTTTTAGAATTTGTAAAAACTAGGTGATAGTTATGAATAGATGTGATGTTCTGATTATAGGTGCAGGACCTGCAGGTCTTTTTGCAGCAAATGAATTGGCAGGAAAGCTTGAAGTTATTATAGTGGATAAAGGTCGAGGTTTGAATGAAAGGAGATGTGATGCTCTCTCTAATGGAAGTTGCAGAAAATGTTTTCCATGTAACATAACCGGAGGATTAGGTGGTGCTGGAGGTCTTTCAGATGGTAAACTTAATCTAAGACCCGATATAGGGGGAAACCTTGAAGAATTTGTGAGTACTGAAGAAGCTTGGAGTATTATTAATGAAATTGACCAAACGTTCCTTAAACATGGTGCACCTGAAGAGATTTACGCACCTGATAAAGATAAAATCTCCCCTATTCTAAAGGAGGCAGCAGCTACAGGAATAAATTTTATACCTATAGTACAGCGACATATGGGTTCTGACAAAACTCCCCCGATTATAAATTCTATAAAAGATGAACTTGAAGATAAAGGCGTTCAATTTATGCTGGAAACCGAAGTTTTGGATATAATTGTTGATGAAAAAGTGAAGGGTGCAAAGCTAAAGAATTACGAAGAAGGTATTTTTGAAATTTATTGTAACTATTTAATTGCAGCTCCAGGAAGAATCGGGGCTAAATGGTTGTCGAATCAAACAGATAAACTTGGAATTCCTGTGAAACATAATCCTGTTGATGTGGGTGTAAGGGTGGAGCTGCCTCAAATAATGATGGATGAAGTAACCACGATAAACTGGGATCCAAAATTCCATATAATAACCAAGACTTATGATGATTTTGTTAGGACTTTTTGTGTTTGTAATCATGGATTTGTAGTTGAAGAGGTTTATGATGATTTTATGGGTGTGAATGGTCATTCAATGAGAGATAAATTATCAGATAATACAAACTTTGCATTTTTAGTTAGGGTGGAATTAACCGAACCAATTGAGAATACTTCTGATTATGCATTTTCTATTGCAACAATTACCAACACCCTTGGTGGAGGAAAACCACTTCTTCAAAGATTAGGAGATCTCCGAAGAGGAAGAAGATCTACTTGGAGGAGACTTGAAAGAAGTAATGTTGTGCCGACATTTGACTGTGTAACTCCAGGGGATATTGCAATGGCACTTCCACATAGGGTGGTGGTGGATATTATAGAAGGTCTTGAAGCCTTAGATAAAGTAATACCTGGTGTTGCTTCTGATTCAACTCTTCTTTACGCACCTGAGATAAAATTATATGCAATGAGATTGGAAATGAATAAAAATATGAAAACAAGAATTGAAGGACTTTATGCTGCTGGAGACGGTGCAGGAGTATCTAGAGGAATTGTTGGAGCAGCTGCCACAGGAATTATAGCTGCAAGGGACATTATTAAAAAAAACATATAAAGTAAAGTCTTGAACAAAAATAGACTAATTATCTCAAATATTTATTTTAATTTACTCAAACATGACATAAAATTGAAAATAATTAATATGAATCAAT
This sequence is a window from Methanobacterium sp. SMA-27. Protein-coding genes within it:
- a CDS encoding NAD(P)/FAD-dependent oxidoreductase, coding for MNRCDVLIIGAGPAGLFAANELAGKLEVIIVDKGRGLNERRCDALSNGSCRKCFPCNITGGLGGAGGLSDGKLNLRPDIGGNLEEFVSTEEAWSIINEIDQTFLKHGAPEEIYAPDKDKISPILKEAAATGINFIPIVQRHMGSDKTPPIINSIKDELEDKGVQFMLETEVLDIIVDEKVKGAKLKNYEEGIFEIYCNYLIAAPGRIGAKWLSNQTDKLGIPVKHNPVDVGVRVELPQIMMDEVTTINWDPKFHIITKTYDDFVRTFCVCNHGFVVEEVYDDFMGVNGHSMRDKLSDNTNFAFLVRVELTEPIENTSDYAFSIATITNTLGGGKPLLQRLGDLRRGRRSTWRRLERSNVVPTFDCVTPGDIAMALPHRVVVDIIEGLEALDKVIPGVASDSTLLYAPEIKLYAMRLEMNKNMKTRIEGLYAAGDGAGVSRGIVGAAATGIIAARDIIKKNI